The stretch of DNA AGCGGCTGGAGATGACGGTCAATGTGGACGCAATTCCGGGCCGCAGCGGCACCGATGCCTGGGCGATCCAGGTGGCCCGTAGTGGCGTCCCGACAGCGTTGATCAGCGTGCCGTTGCGCAACATGCACTCGCCGGTCGAGATGGTCGATCTGAACGACATCAGACGCGCCGGGCGTCTGCTGGCGGAATTCATCGCCGGTTTGCAGGAAGACTTTCTGACCACGATCGCCTGGGATGATCCCCTGGCGAAGGATCGGGAACAGCAGGGGGATGCACAGGCATGATGATCAAAGAGCTTTCCGAGGCGATCGGTGTGTCGGGCCAGGAGGATGCGGTGCGGGAAGTGATCCTGAAAGCGATTAAGGATCACGTGAAGGACATCCGCATCGATCCGCTGGGTAATGTCCTGGCGGTCAAGCCGGGCGATGGTACCCGGCCAGAAGCCCCCCGCGTGATGGTAGCGGCGCATATGGATGAAGTGGGCTTTATGGTGCTGGGCATCGACGCGAACGGGGCCATCCGGGTCGGGGCGGTCGGCGGCTTTGACCCACGCATCCTGCCCGGCCTGCGGGTGGTGATTGGACAGGACAGGGTGCCTGCCGTGTTCAACTGGAAGCCGATCCACATGGGCTATGACCGCACTACGGTGACGCTGGATAACCTGCGGTTAGACATCGGCGCGACATCCAAGGAGCAGGCCAACGGCAAGGTCAATGTCGGCGACCGGGCAGCGTTTGTCACCGCCTATCGCGAGCACGGACGGATCGCCGTGGGCAAGGCGTTTGACGACCGGGTCGGTTGTGCTGTGCTGATCGAATTGATCCAGGGGGAACCGCTGCCGTTTGACGTGCATGTCGCGTTTACGGTACAGGAGGAAGTCGGCCTGCGCGGGGCGCAGGTAGCAGCGCAGGCCATCAAGCCGGATGTCGCCTTTGTTCTGGAAGGCACGACGGCGCATGACCTGCCGCCAGTGGAGGAGGACCCGGAGGCGCCGCGCACCAGTCCGGTCACCGAACTGGGTAAAGGGCCAGCGCTGACGCTGGCCGATAATTCGGTCATCGTGGATCGTCGTTTGCTTAACCACCTGCGGGAGACCGCTGAAGTAGAGGGCATCCCGTATCAGTACAAGCAGGCCGCCATCGGCGGCACGGATGCGGGCGCGATCATGGTCGCTAATGCCGGGGTGCCCAGCGCCGTGATCTCCGTTCCCTGCCGCTACATTCACAGCCCGGCGGCGATATGCAACCTGGACGACGTAGCAAACGCGGCTCGCCTGCTGCGGGCTGCCCTGGCGCGGTTCACGCCTGCGGTGTTGGCGCGGGCGGGTGAAATGGAGTGAGGGACGCGATGAAAGAGACGATCAAGAAACTGGTCGAAGCCTGGGGGCCAAGCGGATTTGAGCATCAGGTGCGCGCCCTGATTCAGGCGGAAGTCGCTGATCTGGCTGATGAGATTCGTACCGATTCCCTGGGCAATCTGATCTGCCGGATGGGCAGCGGCGGGGCGCGGGTGATGGTGGCCGCTCATATGGATGAGATCGGGCTGATCCTGACTTATCGCGATGACAAAGGCTTTTTCCGCTTCAGCCCGCTGGGCGGCCTTATCCCGGATAGCCTGACCGGTCACCGCGTCCGCTTTGAGAACGGTGCAATTGGCGTGATCCACCGCGAAGGGGCTTTCCGCCGTTCGGAGACGCCCACGCTGGATGAGTTCTTCATCGATCTGGACGATGGAAACGGCGGTTCAGCAGGGGTGCAGGTTGGCGATCCGGGGGCGCTCTTCCGCCCCTACGAGGAACGAGGCAGCCGGATCATGGCCAAGAGCATGGATGATCGCATTGGCTGCGCGGTAGCCATTGAGGCGATGCGCCGCCTGAAGGCAGGCGGGGACATCCCCAACGAGGTGTACTTCGTTTTCACCGTGCAGGAAGAAGTGGGTGTGCGCGGGGCGCGTCCGGCGGCCTTCGGCCTGGAGCCTACGCTGGGCATCGCGCTGGATGTGACGGCTACCGCTGACACCCCCCGTTCGCCGAACCGGATGGTGGTCGGGCTGGGCAAGGGCGCAGCGATCAAGGTGCATGATCTTGGTCTGGTTGTGCCGCCAGCGGTCAAGGAGATGATGATCCGGGCGGCAGAGTCGGCGGGTATTCCCTACCAGCTTGAACTGCTGGCCCTGGGGTCGACTGATGCTTCCGGGATCAGCCTGTCAGGTTCTGGCGTGCCCAGCGGCTGCATCAGCATCCCCTGCCGTTACGTGCATACGACGAGCGAGACCGTAGATCTGAAGGATGTGGAAGCCTGTGTCGGGCTTCTGACCACGATTCTACAGAAGCCGATTGAGCTGTAAACCCGGCGGTATCCCTGTAGCAGCCCTGGCGCACCCGGCCAGGGCTGTTTTCATGCCCGGCTGGGCGGCATGTTCCTGCGTTTTCCGCAGCTCGACCCTCATTATGTCTGCCCCCGGCCGGGAAATCCCACAGTGCCGTCTGCCTGGCAGGGGTGTGGTATCATTAGAAGTGGCTGGCGCTGCTCATGGCGGAGTGCGGCCAACGCTGCAAGCAGGCCTGAGGCCAGGGTGGGAGGGATGTCATGGCGGAAGTAAACGATCTGATCCGGGAAGGGGTAGCCGCTTTAAAGGCTGGTCGCCGGGCTGAGGCGCGGGAGCTGCTGACGCGTGCCACCGAGCTTGACCAAATGAACGAACAAGCCTGGCTATTTCTCAGCGGGGTGGTGGACTCAGAAGAAGACCAGGAGATCTGCCTGGAGAATGTGCTGGTGATCAACCCGAACAACGCGCGGGCACAGGAAGGGCTGCGGATACTCCATAGCCGCCGAAAGGAAAAGGCGGTTCCCCCTGCTGCGCCACTGCCGACAGCCGATGATCCTTTTGTGGTACCCGATGCTGATCTGGCTCCAGGGGTCGCTACTGAATCGGGTATCAACCAGCCGGTCGACCTGCCTTCCGCCGGGAGCTATGGCCCCGCACTGGACGAGACCGCAGCTCTTGAGCCGGACATGGCGACTGAGGTTGATC from Anaerolineae bacterium encodes:
- a CDS encoding M42 family metallopeptidase gives rise to the protein MMIKELSEAIGVSGQEDAVREVILKAIKDHVKDIRIDPLGNVLAVKPGDGTRPEAPRVMVAAHMDEVGFMVLGIDANGAIRVGAVGGFDPRILPGLRVVIGQDRVPAVFNWKPIHMGYDRTTVTLDNLRLDIGATSKEQANGKVNVGDRAAFVTAYREHGRIAVGKAFDDRVGCAVLIELIQGEPLPFDVHVAFTVQEEVGLRGAQVAAQAIKPDVAFVLEGTTAHDLPPVEEDPEAPRTSPVTELGKGPALTLADNSVIVDRRLLNHLRETAEVEGIPYQYKQAAIGGTDAGAIMVANAGVPSAVISVPCRYIHSPAAICNLDDVANAARLLRAALARFTPAVLARAGEME
- a CDS encoding M20/M25/M40 family metallo-hydrolase, which codes for MKETIKKLVEAWGPSGFEHQVRALIQAEVADLADEIRTDSLGNLICRMGSGGARVMVAAHMDEIGLILTYRDDKGFFRFSPLGGLIPDSLTGHRVRFENGAIGVIHREGAFRRSETPTLDEFFIDLDDGNGGSAGVQVGDPGALFRPYEERGSRIMAKSMDDRIGCAVAIEAMRRLKAGGDIPNEVYFVFTVQEEVGVRGARPAAFGLEPTLGIALDVTATADTPRSPNRMVVGLGKGAAIKVHDLGLVVPPAVKEMMIRAAESAGIPYQLELLALGSTDASGISLSGSGVPSGCISIPCRYVHTTSETVDLKDVEACVGLLTTILQKPIEL